The region CGTCTTTCATACGCTGTTCCAAACTGCGGCACAGGTCCGGGTCAGACACCGGCTGGCCACCACGTCCGGTGAGGAAAAAGATGTCATCGGCGCGCTCGCCAAGGGTGGCAATGCGCGCGTTTTGCAGCACCAGATCGAACTCCATGAACAGCGCACCGATACGCGCCAGCAGGCCAGGGCGGTCGAGCGTCTGCACCTCCACCACGGTGCGGTCGTTAATGATGTCGTTGCTGATGACCACCCGCGTCGGGAAGTGGAAGTGCTGTACTTGGCGCGGCAGCCGTCGCTGCACGCTGTCGCGGAACGCCGACGGGTCACGCAGCGCCGCCAGCAGCGTGGCTTCCATCTGTGCAATGCGCTCCGGGTCATCGCCGATCGGTGTGCCGTGCTCATCCAGCACCACGTAGGTGTCGAGGCTGAAGCCGGTGGTGCTGGTGATGATGCGCGCATCGACAATGGTCAGGTTGAGCTGGTCGAGTGCATTAACGGTGCTGGCAAACAGGTTTTCGCGGTCCGGGCTGCAGATAAAAATCTGCGTGCCGCCGGCAAATTGGTTGCCCACGGTTTCCTTGATCAATACCAGCGGCTGGTCGCTGTCGCTGCGCAGCCGCGCCTCGGTGTGCCAGGCGATGTCGCGGGCGTTCTCGCGCAGGAAATATTCATCGCCGAGCCCAGCCCACAGTGCTTCCACTTGCTCCAGCGGCAGCTGCCGTGAGTGCAGGATTTTCAGCGCATCGTGGCGGGTGTCATCGATCCAGTCTTGCTTATCAATCGGGTTATTAAGGCCGCGCCGCAGTGCGCGCTTGGTTTCCATGTAGAGCTGGCGCAGCAGTGAGTCGCGCCAGGTGTTCCACAGCGCCGGGTTGGTGGCGTTGATGTCGCACACCGTCAGCGCATAGAGGTAATCCAAGTGCACCAAGTCGCCCACTTGGCGGGCAAAGTCATGCACTACTTCCGGATCGGCGATGTCTTTGCGCTGCGCCGTCACCGACATGATCAGGTGATGGCGGACCAGCCACGCTACCAACTTGGCATCCCAGCTGGTCAGACCGTGGCGTTGGCAGAACGCCAGCGCGTCTTCGGCGCCCAGCTCTGAGTGGTCGCCGCCGCGTCCTTTGGCGATGTCGTGGTAGAGGCCAGCCACATACAACAGCTCCGGTTTCGGCAACCGGTAGAACACCTCGCAGGCGAGCGGGAATTTCTCGCGGTGGTCATCGCGCGACAGCCGCCGCATGTTCTTCACCACCAGCAATGTGTGCGCATCCACGGTATAGCGGTGGAACAGGTCGTACTGCATCAACCCGGTAATGGCGCCGAACTCGGGCAGGTAGCGGCCGAGCACGCCGTAGCGCTTCATGCGCCGCAGTTGGCTGAACAGTGCGTGAGGTGCGCGCAGCAGCTCCATGAACAGGTGAGTGTTGGCCGGGTCATTGCGGAATGCCTTGTTGATCAGCCGGCGATGGCCGATGCAGGCGCGTAGGGTATGGGCGCGAAGCCCCTTCAGAGTCGGGTGCTGGGCCAGCAGCAGGAACATTTCCAGCAGCGCTGACGGGTGCTCGACGAACACATTGTCGTGGGTGGTTTCCAGATATTCGTTGCGGATCTGGAAGCGGCGGTTGAGCGGCTTCACCACCTGCTCGGTGTCCTGTTCGAGGAAGGTTTCGTCGAACACCTGCAGCAGCATTTCGTTCATCACCGACATCACCAGCGCGGCGAGATAGAACTCCTTCATGAACAGTTCCACTGCCAGGTTGGCGTTGGAATCCTCATGGCCGAGCAGGGTGGCGACCTGGCGTTGGTAATCGAACAGCAGCCGGTTTTCGTTGCGACCACTGACTTGGTGCAAGGCCCAGCGCACCTTGAACAGGAACACCTGGCAGCGCTGCAGGGCGATGAACTCGCGCTGGCGCAGGAAGCCCACCGACACCAGCTGCGCGAGGCCGGAATGTTCGTCCTCGGTGTAGTAATGGCGCCGCGCCACCCACGACACCATCTGCAGATCGCGCAGGCCACCGGGGGCATTCTTGAGGTCCGGCTCCAGGTTGTATTCGGTGTCGTTGTGCTTGCGGTGGCGCGCCTGCTGCTCCTGCCACTTGGCCGCGAAGAACGCATCGGTGGGCCAGATGCAATCGGGGCCGGTGCGGGTCATCAGCGTGGCACGCAGCTGGTCGTCGCCGGCCAGAGTGCGGCTTTCCATCAGGTTGGTGGCGATGGTGAGGTCGTCAGCCGCCAACGCCACGCACTCGTCCAAGGTGCGCACGCTGTGGCCGATTTCCAGTCCGGTGTCCCACAGAAACGCCACGAATGACTCCATACGCCCGCAGCAGTCAGCGTCCGGGCTGTCGTTCAGCAGCACCAGTAGGTCCACGTCGGAATGGGGGAACAGTTCGGAGCGGCCATAACCGCCCACCGCCACCAGCGCGATGCCGGGCAACTGGTGCAGGCCAAAGTGGCGCCAGGCGGCTTTCAGCACCCGGTCCACCAAGCGCGCGCGGCCGGCAATCAGCTTGCGCACATCGGCTTGCGGAAACAGTGCTTCCAGCCGCGCTTGACCGTCGGCCAGCAGGGTGCGGGCGGCCTTGCCGGGGAACGGCGCTTCGGCCAGCGCGCTACAGGCCTGGTCGAGGGTGAATGCGGGGGAGAAGATGTTGGGCATCGGGGTCCGTGGGGTGTTAGCAGCCCGACCGCGGTGGCCCATGCAGGCGGCGCCGGGTGTGCCGGTCCTGCATGGGGCGACGCCCTAGAGGGGCGTCAGCCGTTCATTTCTTCGTCGCGCAGAGTGAGGATGTCGAAACCATCCTTAGTCACCGCCAGGGTGTGTTCCCACTGCGCCGACAATTTGTGGTCCTTGGTGACCGCAGTCCAGCCGTCCGGCAGCAGCTTGGTGTGGTAGCTGCCGGCGTTGAGCATCGGCTCGATGGTAAACACCATGCCTTCTTCCAACACCGTGCCGGTGCCGGGCTTGCCATAGTGCAGCACCTGCGGCTCTTCATGGAAGATGCGGCCGATGCCGTGGCCGCAGTAGTCGCGTACCACCGAGAAGCGGTTCTTTTCTGCGTGTTGCTGGATCGCGTGGCCGATGTCGCCGAGGCGCACGCCGGGTTTCACCATCTCGATGCCGATCATCATGCACTCGCGGGTGATCTCCACCAGCCGGCGTGCCAACACTGAGGGTTCGCCGGCAAAGAACATCTTGCTGGTGTCGCCGTGCCAGCCGTCTTTAATAACGGTGACATCGATATTGATGATGTCGCCCTTCTTGAGGATCTTCTTGGGGCTGGGAATGCCATGGCACACCACCTGGTTGACCGAGGTGCAGATCGACTTCGGGAAACCGTTGTAGTTGAGCGGCGCCGGGATGGCCTGCTGCACTGACACGATATGCTCGTGGCACAGCTGGTCCAGCTCCTCGGTGGAGACGCCCGGGCGCACGTGCTCGCCGATCATCTCCAGTACCTGCGCGGCCATGCGGCCGGCAATACGCATTTGCTCAATCTCTTCAGGGGTTTTCAGTGTGATAGCCATGGGTGTTCGGAAACTCCATTGATTACAGGCGTTTGCGGGCTCCGACAGGGGCGCGGCAAACGATCGCGGGCGGGCTGACAGATTGTTGTCGGGCGGCGGCTGTGGTATAAAGCGCGCGCCTTGACCGGCCTCGAGGCACGACAGTGTACTCGCAGGGGCCGGAGCAAGGGAAATCCACACATGTTCCGACACACCTTCCTGGGTGCCCCCTTTGTGCTTCGGCGCGCTGGGGTTGGCGGGTGCGGGAACATGGAGGCCTAACCCAAATATCAAAGGACAACACCATGCCTAAAGTCACAATGCGCGACATGCTGCAAGCCGGCGTGCACTTCGGTCACCAGACCCGTTTCTGGAACCCGAAAATGAAGCCCTTCATCTATGGCGCGCGTAACAAGATCCACATCGTCAACCTGGAAAAAACCCTGCCGCTGTTCAACGACGCGCTGACGTTCGTGAACAAGCTGGCCTCCAGCAACAACAAAATCCTGTTCGTCGGCACCAAGCGTGCGGCGCAGAAAGCAGTTGCTGAAGAAGCCACCCGTTGCGGCATGCCCTACGTTGACCACCGTTGGCTCGGCGGCATGCTGACCAACTGGAAAACCATCCGTCAGTCCATCAAGCGTTACCGCGACCTGGAAGCCCAGGCTGCCGACGGTACCTTCGACAAGCTGACCAAGAAAGAAGCGCTGATGCGTCGTCGCGAGATGGAGAAGCTGGAGCGCTCCATCGGCGGTATCAAGGACATGGGCGGCCTGCCGGACGCACTGTTCGTGATCGACGTGGACCACGAAGACATTGCTGTTCAGGAAGCCCGCAAGCTCGGCATTCCGGTGATCGCAGTGGTTGATACCAACAGCAACCCGGACGGCGTTGACTACCTGATCCCGGGTAACGATGACGCCATCCGCGCCATTCAGCTGTACGTGCAAGCCATGGCTGACGCGATTCTGGAAGGTCGCGAATACGCGGCTACCCAAGCGCCGGGCTCTGCCGACGCTGACGGCTTCGTTGAAGTTGAAGAAGCCGCTCAGTAATCCACGCTGCAAGGCGAGGGAAACCTCGCCTTGCTCCTTTTGATATCGGGGTGCCGTTTTAGCGCATCCCGGTGCTGCATAACGAGGTGAAGTTCATGGCTGCGATTACCGCTGCTCTGGTGAAAGAACTCCGTGAGCGCACGGGTCTTGGCATGATGGAGTGCAAGAAGGCGCTGGTAGAGGCCGAAGGCGACATCGAGCGTGCAATTGATGACATGCGTAAATCCGGTCAGGCCAAGGCCGCCAAGAAAGCCGGCCGCACCGCCGCTGAAGGCGCCGTGATTGCTCTGGTCAGCGACGATCGCAAGCGCGGTGTGCTGCTGGAAGTGAACTCCGAAACCGACTTCGTTGCCCGCGACAGCAACTTCCTCGACTTCGCCCAAGCCGCAGCTGCTGCAGCGCTGGCAGCCGGTGAAAGCGACGCGGCCAAGATCGGCGAACTGGCCATGGCTGACGGCACCACCGTGGAAGCCGCCCGCCAGGCGCTGGTGCAGAAAATCGGTGAGAACATCCAGGTTCGTCGTGGCGCCTTCGTGGACAGCCAAGGCGTGATCGGTGCTTACGTTCACGGCGGCAAAATCGGCGTGCTGGTCGACATGACCGCTGGCGATGAGACGCTGGGCAAGGACGTGGCGATGCACGTGGCGGCGATTGCGCCGGCCGTGGTGCGCCCGGACGAACTGCCGGCTGAAGAGCTGGAGCGCGAGAAAGACATCATCCGCGCACAGCCTGACATGCAGGGCAAACCGGAAGAAATCGTCGAGAAGATGATGGTTGGCCGGGTACAGAAGTTCCTCAAGGAAGTCAGCCTGCTGGAACAGCCGTTTGTGAAGGACCCGAACCAAACTGTGGGTGCTCTGGTGAAAGCCGCCGGCGCCGACGTAGTGGCTTTCCAGCGCCTGGTAGTGGGCGAAGGCATCGAGAAGGAAGAAGTGGATTTCGCTGCTGAAGTGGCGGCCCAGCTCAAGGGCTGAGCAGCGTTTTTCCGCGTCGCAACAACGCCTTGCCGGGAACCCGGCAAGGCGTTTTTGTAACCGGCGCCCGAACGGGCGCACCGATCCGGTGGAGCCGAGGCGTCGGTTCCGAATCACGATGACGGCGAAAGTTGACGAACAATGACAGGTGGAGCAGCGGACATGGTCAATGCAGGCAAGGACAGGTCACCGCGTTACAAGCGCATTCTGCTCAAGCTGAGCGGCGAAGCGCTGGCAGGTGAAGAAGGGTTCGGCATCGATCCAGCAGTGCTGGACAGCATGTCACTGGAAATCGGCCAACTGGTCGGCATCGGTGTGCAGGTCGGTCTGGTGATCGGCGGCGGCAACCTGTTCCGGGGTGCGGCGCTGCAAGCGGCCGGCCTCGATCGCGTTGCGGGCGACCACATGGGCATGCTCGCCACCGTGATGAACGGCTTGGCCATGCGCGATGCGCTGGAGCGCTCCAACATCCGCACCCGGCTGATGTCGGCCATTCCCATGAGCGGTGTGGTAGAGCACTATGACCACCGCCATGCGATCCGCTACCTGAAAAACAGCGAAGTGGTGATCTTCTGTGCCGGTACCGGCAACCCGTTCTTCACCACTGATTCTGCCGCCTGCCTGCGCGGCATCGAGATCAATGCCGAGGTAGTGCTGAAGGCGACCAAGGTCGATGGCGTCTACGACAGCGATCCGGTGAAAAACCCGCAAGCGATCAAGTATGATCGCCTGTCTTACGACGAGGTGCTGGCCGGCAAGCTGGGCGTGATGGACCTGACCGCCATCTGCCTGTGCCAGGACCACAACATGCCGCTGCGCGTGTTCAACATGAACAAGCCCGGTGCGCTGCTCAACCTGATGTTGGGCGGCAGCGAAGGCACGCTGGTGGAAGCCGGTCGCGCTGACACCGAATAGCACGAGGACTGTGAAGG is a window of Alcanivorax sp. REN37 DNA encoding:
- the tsf gene encoding translation elongation factor Ts — encoded protein: MAAITAALVKELRERTGLGMMECKKALVEAEGDIERAIDDMRKSGQAKAAKKAGRTAAEGAVIALVSDDRKRGVLLEVNSETDFVARDSNFLDFAQAAAAAALAAGESDAAKIGELAMADGTTVEAARQALVQKIGENIQVRRGAFVDSQGVIGAYVHGGKIGVLVDMTAGDETLGKDVAMHVAAIAPAVVRPDELPAEELEREKDIIRAQPDMQGKPEEIVEKMMVGRVQKFLKEVSLLEQPFVKDPNQTVGALVKAAGADVVAFQRLVVGEGIEKEEVDFAAEVAAQLKG
- the map gene encoding type I methionyl aminopeptidase; the encoded protein is MAITLKTPEEIEQMRIAGRMAAQVLEMIGEHVRPGVSTEELDQLCHEHIVSVQQAIPAPLNYNGFPKSICTSVNQVVCHGIPSPKKILKKGDIINIDVTVIKDGWHGDTSKMFFAGEPSVLARRLVEITRECMMIGIEMVKPGVRLGDIGHAIQQHAEKNRFSVVRDYCGHGIGRIFHEEPQVLHYGKPGTGTVLEEGMVFTIEPMLNAGSYHTKLLPDGWTAVTKDHKLSAQWEHTLAVTKDGFDILTLRDEEMNG
- a CDS encoding [protein-PII] uridylyltransferase; translated protein: MPNIFSPAFTLDQACSALAEAPFPGKAARTLLADGQARLEALFPQADVRKLIAGRARLVDRVLKAAWRHFGLHQLPGIALVAVGGYGRSELFPHSDVDLLVLLNDSPDADCCGRMESFVAFLWDTGLEIGHSVRTLDECVALAADDLTIATNLMESRTLAGDDQLRATLMTRTGPDCIWPTDAFFAAKWQEQQARHRKHNDTEYNLEPDLKNAPGGLRDLQMVSWVARRHYYTEDEHSGLAQLVSVGFLRQREFIALQRCQVFLFKVRWALHQVSGRNENRLLFDYQRQVATLLGHEDSNANLAVELFMKEFYLAALVMSVMNEMLLQVFDETFLEQDTEQVVKPLNRRFQIRNEYLETTHDNVFVEHPSALLEMFLLLAQHPTLKGLRAHTLRACIGHRRLINKAFRNDPANTHLFMELLRAPHALFSQLRRMKRYGVLGRYLPEFGAITGLMQYDLFHRYTVDAHTLLVVKNMRRLSRDDHREKFPLACEVFYRLPKPELLYVAGLYHDIAKGRGGDHSELGAEDALAFCQRHGLTSWDAKLVAWLVRHHLIMSVTAQRKDIADPEVVHDFARQVGDLVHLDYLYALTVCDINATNPALWNTWRDSLLRQLYMETKRALRRGLNNPIDKQDWIDDTRHDALKILHSRQLPLEQVEALWAGLGDEYFLRENARDIAWHTEARLRSDSDQPLVLIKETVGNQFAGGTQIFICSPDRENLFASTVNALDQLNLTIVDARIITSTTGFSLDTYVVLDEHGTPIGDDPERIAQMEATLLAALRDPSAFRDSVQRRLPRQVQHFHFPTRVVISNDIINDRTVVEVQTLDRPGLLARIGALFMEFDLVLQNARIATLGERADDIFFLTGRGGQPVSDPDLCRSLEQRMKDVLDDDSRDRLTVQPQLI
- the pyrH gene encoding UMP kinase: MTGGAADMVNAGKDRSPRYKRILLKLSGEALAGEEGFGIDPAVLDSMSLEIGQLVGIGVQVGLVIGGGNLFRGAALQAAGLDRVAGDHMGMLATVMNGLAMRDALERSNIRTRLMSAIPMSGVVEHYDHRHAIRYLKNSEVVIFCAGTGNPFFTTDSAACLRGIEINAEVVLKATKVDGVYDSDPVKNPQAIKYDRLSYDEVLAGKLGVMDLTAICLCQDHNMPLRVFNMNKPGALLNLMLGGSEGTLVEAGRADTE
- the rpsB gene encoding 30S ribosomal protein S2, which produces MPKVTMRDMLQAGVHFGHQTRFWNPKMKPFIYGARNKIHIVNLEKTLPLFNDALTFVNKLASSNNKILFVGTKRAAQKAVAEEATRCGMPYVDHRWLGGMLTNWKTIRQSIKRYRDLEAQAADGTFDKLTKKEALMRRREMEKLERSIGGIKDMGGLPDALFVIDVDHEDIAVQEARKLGIPVIAVVDTNSNPDGVDYLIPGNDDAIRAIQLYVQAMADAILEGREYAATQAPGSADADGFVEVEEAAQ